Proteins from one Streptosporangium becharense genomic window:
- a CDS encoding asparaginase, which yields MPELVPLAEVVRSGFVESLHFGSAVALAPDGTVAVARGQADAPVLPRSSAKPFQALACLLSGARLPGPRLAIAAGSHTGEDFHVRLVTEMLAEAGLDVDALGCPADWPEDEATRHALIRDGRTAARERMNCSGKHAAMLAAAVASGWETGSYLDADHPVQRKVRAVVEELSGEDTAHVAVDGCGAPLFGVSLTGLARAARGLVVAAPGTAPRAVADAMREHPEYVGGTGHVNTTLMRALPGAVAKGGAEGVLVVALATGHAAAVKVIDGSPRATTAIALAALRAAGGDVTAAADLARVPVLGGGVPVGEIHALEEER from the coding sequence GTGCCTGAACTCGTCCCCCTGGCCGAGGTGGTGCGCTCCGGGTTCGTGGAGAGCCTCCACTTCGGCAGCGCCGTCGCGCTCGCCCCCGACGGCACCGTGGCCGTCGCCCGCGGACAGGCCGACGCGCCGGTGCTGCCGCGCTCGTCGGCCAAGCCGTTCCAGGCGCTGGCGTGCCTGCTGTCCGGGGCCCGCCTGCCCGGGCCGAGGCTGGCGATCGCCGCCGGCAGCCACACCGGCGAGGACTTCCACGTGCGGCTGGTCACCGAGATGCTCGCCGAGGCCGGGCTGGACGTGGACGCCCTGGGCTGCCCCGCCGACTGGCCGGAGGACGAGGCCACCCGGCACGCGCTGATCCGGGACGGTCGCACCGCCGCGCGCGAGCGGATGAACTGCTCGGGCAAGCACGCCGCGATGCTCGCCGCGGCCGTGGCCTCCGGCTGGGAGACCGGCTCCTACCTCGACGCGGACCACCCCGTGCAGCGGAAGGTCAGAGCCGTCGTCGAGGAACTGTCGGGGGAGGACACGGCCCACGTCGCCGTCGACGGGTGCGGCGCGCCGCTGTTCGGGGTCTCGCTGACCGGCTTGGCGCGGGCCGCGCGCGGCCTGGTCGTCGCAGCCCCCGGCACCGCGCCGCGCGCGGTCGCCGACGCGATGCGCGAGCACCCCGAGTACGTCGGCGGGACCGGCCACGTCAACACCACCCTGATGCGGGCGCTGCCGGGGGCGGTGGCCAAGGGCGGGGCCGAGGGGGTCCTCGTCGTCGCCCTCGCCACCGGGCACGCCGCGGCCGTCAAGGTCATCGACGGCAGCCCCCGGGCGACGACCGCGATCGCCCTGGCCGCGCTCCGGGCGGCGGGCGGCGACGTCACGGCCGCCGCGGACCTCGCGCGCGTCCCGGTGCTGGGCGGGGGCGTCCCGGTCGGCGAGATCCACGCTCTGGAAGAGGAGAGATGA
- a CDS encoding copper homeostasis protein CutC, with amino-acid sequence MSLTYEICIDSTAGAVAAEKAGAHRVELCSALFDGGLTPTLGAVEATLAAVSSIRVHAIIRPRGGDFIYDEYEIAAMERDVAAVRDAGVQGVVIGALTPAGEVDVAVAERLIGAAEGLSVTFHRAFDMTADPFAALDTLIALGVDRVLTSGQDTTALEGAPLIASLIERAGDRVIVMPGGGITPRNARRVVEATGASELHFAALVDAPSPAVHRNPHPFMGGELRRPEYARLVTSPALVTEVITAAGS; translated from the coding sequence ATGAGCCTTACCTACGAGATCTGCATCGACAGCACGGCGGGCGCCGTGGCGGCGGAGAAGGCCGGCGCGCACCGCGTCGAACTGTGCTCGGCGCTCTTCGACGGCGGCCTGACCCCGACACTCGGCGCCGTCGAGGCGACCCTCGCCGCAGTCTCGTCGATCCGGGTCCACGCGATCATCCGCCCCCGGGGCGGCGACTTCATCTACGACGAGTACGAGATCGCCGCCATGGAACGCGACGTGGCGGCCGTCCGGGACGCGGGCGTGCAGGGTGTGGTGATCGGGGCGCTCACCCCGGCGGGCGAGGTGGACGTCGCGGTGGCCGAACGCCTGATCGGCGCCGCGGAGGGACTCTCGGTCACCTTCCACCGGGCCTTCGACATGACCGCCGACCCGTTCGCCGCGCTGGACACCCTCATCGCGCTGGGCGTCGACCGGGTGCTCACCTCCGGCCAGGACACCACCGCGCTCGAAGGCGCGCCGCTGATCGCCTCCCTGATCGAACGGGCCGGCGACCGGGTGATCGTGATGCCGGGCGGCGGCATCACGCCCCGCAACGCGCGTCGCGTGGTCGAGGCGACCGGGGCCTCCGAGCTCCACTTCGCCGCCCTGGTGGACGCGCCCAGCCCCGCGGTGCACCGCAACCCGCACCCGTTCATGGGCGGGGAACTGCGTCGGCCCGAGTACGCGCGCCTGGTCACCTCACCGGCCCTGGTCACCGAGGTGATCACCGCCGCCGGCTCCTGA
- a CDS encoding aldo/keto reductase, which yields MEYVRLGTTGLKVSRVCLGMMSYGDPARWSEWVLDEAAAEPIVRRAADAGVTFFDTADVYSQGASEEVTGRLLRAVFPSRDDYVLATKVFFPMGKGPNDAGLSRKHVMAAIDDSLRRLGTDHVDLYQIHRWDPDTPIEETMEALHDVVRAGKARYLGASSMFAWQFAKAQHVAEVNGWTRFVSMQGHYNLLYREEEREMNPLCADQGVGLIPWSPLARGVLARAGSAETTTRAGSDQRIGALYTDAENDRQILDRVAHVAREREVPPARVALSWVMRQPGVTAPIVGATKERHVDDAVAAVELELTDKELAFLAEPYRPRRVMH from the coding sequence ATGGAGTACGTGCGCCTGGGCACGACGGGATTGAAGGTGTCGCGGGTCTGCCTCGGCATGATGAGCTACGGCGACCCCGCCAGGTGGAGCGAGTGGGTCCTCGACGAGGCCGCCGCGGAGCCGATCGTGCGGCGGGCGGCGGACGCCGGGGTGACGTTCTTCGACACCGCGGACGTGTACTCGCAGGGTGCCAGCGAGGAGGTGACCGGCCGGCTCCTCCGCGCCGTCTTCCCCAGCCGGGACGACTACGTGCTGGCCACCAAGGTGTTCTTTCCGATGGGCAAGGGGCCCAACGACGCCGGGCTGTCCCGCAAGCACGTCATGGCCGCGATCGACGACTCGCTGCGCCGCCTGGGCACCGACCACGTGGACCTGTACCAGATCCACCGGTGGGATCCGGACACCCCCATCGAGGAGACCATGGAGGCCCTGCACGACGTGGTCCGCGCGGGCAAGGCCCGTTATCTCGGCGCCTCCAGCATGTTCGCCTGGCAGTTCGCCAAGGCCCAGCACGTGGCCGAGGTCAACGGCTGGACGAGGTTCGTGTCCATGCAAGGTCATTACAACCTCCTCTACAGGGAGGAGGAGCGGGAGATGAACCCGCTCTGCGCTGACCAGGGGGTGGGCCTGATCCCGTGGAGCCCGCTGGCCCGGGGGGTGCTCGCCCGCGCCGGGTCGGCGGAGACCACCACCCGCGCGGGCAGCGACCAGCGCATCGGTGCCCTCTACACGGACGCGGAGAACGACCGCCAGATCCTCGACCGGGTCGCCCACGTGGCCCGGGAGCGCGAGGTGCCGCCCGCCCGGGTGGCGCTGTCGTGGGTGATGCGGCAGCCGGGCGTGACGGCCCCGATCGTGGGCGCCACCAAGGAACGGCACGTGGACGACGCGGTCGCGGCGGTGGAGCTGGAGCTGACCGACAAGGAGCTCGCCTTCCTCGCCGAGCCGTACCGCCCCCGCCGCGTCATGCACTGA
- a CDS encoding class I SAM-dependent methyltransferase has translation MDRENGIEARWVTWQEAGEEIVDLRRRAFVDELGWNERWVRHARDPEGLHLCAMSGGKIVAVISAYLYEPGAPELADAAFPDATGLSVQLGKRVEVEEHRGRLVSARIGTSMLRQICESLRPARIFLLLLRNGHPHLADRYARRGFVRHADVGSGDDALTVMKVEGEQALEDFHLNNRHLDRKAATADDPIHVPSLVRFLTDNGRADLLAVDRLNTENLYLQSLPPGDELPRLTAQGRLVLAEQRPRLAETPFPPAPASLLDIGSGPGDYLAALAQEPPFAGYRIHGVEPSPELLTTARTAFPGHTFHPGSAYTTGQPDSSHDVVTASFVFIHLRSPDLALLEIRRVLRPGGLLYVVDADNSTFRGPDPVRRLMEAYDHDYPGDRLIMKDLTARAAEFGFRPVRRFVTTMRNTGGPEPIFGPDEIRLGREEAWSILSFLRAQRGGADAFREAEEHYFGTGCEISMDVETRVYRLDPAD, from the coding sequence ATGGACCGCGAGAACGGCATCGAAGCGCGCTGGGTGACATGGCAGGAAGCCGGAGAGGAGATCGTCGATCTACGACGGCGGGCGTTCGTGGACGAACTGGGCTGGAACGAGCGCTGGGTCCGCCATGCCAGGGACCCCGAGGGCCTGCACCTGTGCGCGATGTCCGGCGGGAAGATCGTGGCCGTCATCTCCGCGTACCTCTACGAGCCGGGAGCTCCGGAACTGGCCGACGCGGCGTTCCCGGACGCGACGGGGCTGTCGGTTCAGCTCGGCAAACGGGTGGAGGTCGAGGAGCACCGGGGACGCCTCGTCAGCGCGCGGATCGGCACCTCGATGCTGCGCCAGATCTGCGAGTCGCTGCGTCCGGCCAGGATCTTCCTACTGCTGCTGAGGAACGGGCACCCCCACCTCGCCGACCGGTACGCCCGGCGGGGTTTCGTCCGGCACGCCGACGTCGGCTCCGGTGACGACGCGCTGACCGTGATGAAGGTGGAGGGCGAGCAGGCTCTGGAGGACTTCCACCTCAACAACCGCCACCTGGACAGAAAGGCGGCCACCGCCGACGACCCGATCCACGTCCCCTCCCTCGTCCGCTTCCTCACCGACAACGGCCGCGCCGACCTCCTCGCCGTGGACCGCCTCAACACCGAGAACCTCTACCTGCAATCACTGCCCCCCGGCGACGAACTCCCCCGGCTCACCGCCCAGGGCCGGCTCGTCCTCGCCGAGCAACGACCGCGGCTGGCCGAGACGCCGTTCCCGCCCGCACCCGCCTCCCTGCTCGACATCGGCAGCGGACCCGGCGACTACCTGGCGGCACTCGCCCAGGAGCCCCCGTTCGCCGGATACCGCATCCACGGCGTCGAACCCTCCCCCGAACTCCTCACCACGGCCCGGACCGCCTTCCCCGGCCACACCTTCCACCCGGGCAGCGCCTACACCACCGGCCAGCCCGACTCCTCCCACGACGTCGTCACGGCCAGCTTCGTCTTCATCCACCTGCGCAGCCCCGACCTGGCCCTGCTGGAGATCCGCCGCGTCCTCCGCCCCGGCGGCCTGCTGTACGTGGTCGACGCCGACAACTCGACCTTCCGCGGCCCCGACCCGGTCCGCCGCCTGATGGAGGCCTACGACCACGACTACCCCGGTGACCGTCTGATCATGAAGGACCTCACCGCGCGGGCCGCGGAGTTCGGCTTCCGGCCCGTCCGGCGTTTCGTCACGACGATGCGCAACACGGGTGGCCCCGAACCGATCTTCGGCCCGGACGAGATACGGCTGGGCCGCGAGGAGGCATGGAGCATCCTGTCCTTCCTGCGCGCGCAACGCGGCGGCGCGGACGCCTTCCGGGAGGCGGAGGAACACTACTTCGGCACGGGGTGCGAGATCAGCATGGACGTCGAGACCCGGGTCTACCGGCTCGACCCCGCCGATTAG
- a CDS encoding S9 family peptidase, whose amino-acid sequence MRAEDLASLHVPGTVTLHDGLLLVDVARPDLETDSYRGNLWRFSPDGPPVPFTFGDHDTAPRISPDGAWVAFLRTQDDDRPQLHVMPTGGGEARPVTDLPLGAGTPVWAPDSRRIAFVARVAEPGRYGTDEGVDAAAEAPRRITGLRYRLDGVGFTFDRRPALFVVNALAEAPQPVRLTEGAYDVDSPAWTPDGRHVLVSASRDLDGESLHTDVYAVPADGGSPVLVVRSGGTAEYPVPLPGGELLYLGTEFSGIDAVARNAGLFRAPLRIGGEAATGVRLTEEESVGCEALPPVPIKDGVLVAVRVRGAIELRLVPAGSPGAPLEKLVLVLGERASVKAFAAHGEQIVAVVSTPRSPGEVVTPAGPLPGFPGPPAGLGSLEEITAVSPDGYPVHGWLALPEGTGPHPVLLNVHGGPFHHHGWGFLDENHVYAGAGYAVVLPNPRGSAGYGQEHGRSVVGALGTVDADDVLALLDAALARPECDARRVGVMGGSYGGFMTSWLAAHHGDRFRAAWSERAVNAWDSFTGSSDIGWYFTEAYCGPDAETQRAMSPLYHAGRITLPFAVVHSEEDWRCPVEQAQRMFVALRRNGTPAEFLLFPGEGHELTRSGRPRHRVQRFEAVLEWWSRHLS is encoded by the coding sequence ATGCGCGCAGAAGACCTCGCCTCGCTCCACGTCCCCGGCACGGTCACGCTCCACGACGGCCTGCTGCTGGTCGACGTGGCCCGGCCCGATCTGGAGACCGACTCCTACCGCGGGAACCTGTGGCGGTTCTCGCCCGACGGCCCGCCCGTCCCCTTCACCTTCGGCGACCACGACACCGCACCCCGCATCTCCCCCGACGGCGCGTGGGTGGCGTTCCTCCGGACGCAGGACGACGACAGGCCGCAGCTGCACGTGATGCCCACCGGCGGCGGCGAGGCCCGGCCCGTCACCGACCTGCCACTGGGGGCGGGCACACCGGTCTGGGCACCCGACTCCCGCCGGATCGCCTTCGTCGCCCGGGTGGCCGAACCCGGCCGCTACGGCACCGACGAGGGCGTGGACGCGGCGGCCGAGGCGCCCCGGCGGATCACCGGTCTCCGGTACCGGCTGGACGGCGTCGGCTTCACCTTCGACCGGCGTCCCGCGCTGTTCGTGGTCAACGCCCTGGCCGAGGCGCCCCAGCCGGTGCGGCTGACCGAGGGGGCCTACGACGTCGACTCCCCCGCCTGGACCCCGGACGGCCGGCACGTGCTGGTCTCCGCCTCCCGCGACCTCGACGGCGAGAGCCTGCACACGGACGTGTACGCGGTGCCCGCCGACGGGGGCTCGCCCGTCCTCGTGGTGCGCAGCGGCGGGACGGCCGAGTACCCGGTCCCGCTGCCCGGCGGCGAGCTGCTCTACCTCGGCACGGAGTTCTCCGGGATCGACGCGGTGGCCCGCAACGCCGGCCTGTTCCGGGCTCCGCTGCGGATCGGCGGCGAGGCCGCCACCGGGGTGCGGCTGACCGAGGAGGAGTCGGTGGGCTGCGAGGCGCTGCCGCCCGTCCCGATCAAGGACGGGGTCCTGGTCGCGGTGCGGGTGCGCGGCGCGATCGAGCTGCGCCTGGTCCCCGCGGGCTCCCCCGGGGCCCCGCTGGAGAAACTCGTCCTGGTACTGGGTGAGCGGGCGAGCGTCAAGGCGTTCGCCGCGCACGGGGAACAGATCGTCGCGGTGGTCTCCACCCCGCGAAGCCCCGGTGAGGTGGTGACCCCCGCCGGGCCGCTCCCCGGCTTCCCCGGGCCACCGGCCGGGCTCGGCTCCCTGGAGGAGATCACCGCTGTCTCGCCCGACGGTTACCCGGTGCACGGCTGGCTGGCCCTGCCCGAAGGCACGGGCCCGCACCCGGTGCTGCTGAACGTGCACGGCGGCCCCTTCCACCACCACGGGTGGGGGTTCCTGGACGAGAACCACGTCTACGCGGGCGCCGGGTACGCGGTGGTGCTGCCGAACCCGCGCGGCTCCGCCGGATACGGCCAGGAGCACGGCCGGTCGGTGGTGGGTGCCCTGGGCACCGTGGACGCCGACGACGTGCTCGCCCTGCTGGACGCCGCGCTGGCCCGCCCCGAATGCGACGCGCGGCGGGTCGGCGTGATGGGCGGCTCCTACGGGGGGTTCATGACGAGCTGGCTGGCCGCCCACCACGGCGACCGGTTCCGGGCCGCCTGGAGTGAACGCGCCGTCAACGCCTGGGACTCCTTCACCGGCTCCTCAGACATCGGCTGGTACTTCACCGAGGCGTACTGCGGCCCCGACGCGGAGACCCAGCGCGCGATGAGCCCCCTCTACCACGCCGGCCGGATCACCCTGCCGTTCGCCGTGGTCCACTCGGAGGAGGACTGGCGCTGCCCGGTCGAGCAGGCGCAGCGCATGTTCGTCGCGCTGCGCCGCAACGGCACCCCCGCCGAGTTCCTGCTCTTCCCCGGTGAGGGGCACGAGCTCACCCGGAGCGGGCGTCCCCGGCACCGGGTGCAGCGCTTCGAGGCCGTGCTGGAGTGGTGGTCCCGTCACCTGTCCTGA
- a CDS encoding class I SAM-dependent methyltransferase has translation MSARRVISRVVYGSRYDRVPWGQRIYIRPGERFVRELQWRLRLRRAPVMTLQEYRERTPLGEIEEFVSCHLCGETRQQPLFQPTDTRRGWSYQVVRCPACGFLYRNPNIRPERLGELYANSYSGFLTGRYAANRQRRYRLTMDAFNPVFEIGRGRRLLDFGCGAGLFLELAEQRGFDAVGVDLSADSVDMANERLTRARAHFGAPDDVPEIAAGGFDVITLWSVLAHLPRPLEDFKRFRDLLAPGGVLLILTVNAASLQLKAYGSGWNGFTKNHLMFYSAETMPALLRRSGFAAVAFAPFYGDTIEAGTTKLPASLQERLRRNVETGDGGNMLRALAFADDEAVGRWGGGLRVRDLD, from the coding sequence GTGTCTGCCAGACGAGTCATCTCCCGAGTCGTGTACGGCTCGCGCTACGACCGCGTGCCCTGGGGGCAGCGGATCTACATCCGGCCGGGCGAGCGGTTCGTCCGCGAGCTCCAGTGGCGGCTGCGGCTGCGCCGGGCCCCCGTCATGACCTTGCAGGAGTACCGGGAACGGACGCCGCTGGGAGAGATCGAGGAGTTCGTCAGCTGTCACCTGTGCGGGGAGACCCGCCAGCAGCCGCTGTTCCAGCCCACCGACACCAGGCGCGGCTGGAGCTACCAGGTCGTGCGCTGCCCCGCCTGCGGTTTCCTGTACCGCAACCCCAACATCCGGCCCGAACGCCTGGGCGAGCTGTACGCCAACAGCTACAGCGGCTTCCTGACCGGGCGTTACGCGGCCAACCGGCAACGCCGCTACCGGCTGACCATGGACGCCTTCAACCCCGTGTTCGAGATCGGGCGGGGCCGGCGGCTGCTCGACTTCGGATGCGGCGCCGGGCTCTTCCTGGAACTGGCCGAGCAGCGCGGGTTCGACGCCGTCGGGGTGGACCTCTCCGCCGACTCGGTCGACATGGCCAACGAGCGCCTCACCCGGGCCCGTGCCCACTTCGGCGCTCCCGACGACGTGCCCGAGATCGCCGCGGGCGGCTTCGACGTGATCACCCTGTGGTCCGTCCTGGCCCACCTGCCCCGCCCGCTCGAGGACTTCAAACGCTTCCGCGACCTGCTCGCCCCCGGCGGCGTGCTGCTCATCCTCACGGTGAACGCCGCCTCCCTGCAGTTGAAGGCGTACGGCAGCGGCTGGAACGGCTTCACCAAGAACCACCTGATGTTCTACTCGGCCGAGACGATGCCCGCGCTGCTGCGCCGCAGCGGGTTCGCGGCCGTGGCCTTCGCCCCGTTCTACGGTGACACGATCGAGGCGGGCACCACCAAGCTGCCCGCCTCGCTGCAAGAGCGCCTCCGCCGCAACGTCGAGACCGGGGACGGCGGCAACATGCTGCGTGCCCTGGCCTTCGCCGACGACGAGGCCGTCGGGCGTTGGGGCGGAGGACTCAGGGTCCGCGACCTGGACTGA
- a CDS encoding SDR family NAD(P)-dependent oxidoreductase gives MKIALVTGAGRGIGRETARRLTEHGMTVFAGVREESHAPEGTRPVLLDVTDPAMAANAAKLIGEEFGRLDVLVNNAAICGDAGVTPAEATAEHMRATYEVNVFGVVTVTHAMIPLLRASGTGRIVNMTTRLASVGLTVAGDDFNAGWPMLAYNSSKSALNALTVLYANELRESGITVNAVDPGLCATDMTGGTGNRTAAEGAAAVVRMATLGADGSTGTFISEERPLPW, from the coding sequence GTGAAGATCGCACTGGTGACCGGAGCCGGACGGGGCATCGGCCGGGAGACCGCCCGCCGGCTCACCGAGCACGGGATGACGGTGTTCGCCGGGGTACGTGAGGAGAGCCACGCCCCCGAGGGGACCCGCCCGGTGCTGCTCGACGTCACCGACCCGGCCATGGCCGCGAACGCGGCCAAGCTCATCGGTGAGGAGTTCGGGCGGCTGGACGTGCTGGTGAACAACGCCGCGATCTGCGGCGACGCCGGGGTGACCCCCGCGGAGGCGACGGCCGAGCACATGCGGGCCACCTACGAGGTGAACGTCTTCGGAGTCGTCACCGTCACCCACGCGATGATCCCGCTGCTGCGGGCGTCCGGAACGGGCCGGATCGTCAACATGACGACCCGGCTGGCCTCGGTCGGCCTGACCGTGGCCGGGGACGACTTCAACGCCGGGTGGCCGATGCTGGCCTACAACTCGTCCAAGAGCGCGCTCAACGCCCTCACCGTGCTCTACGCGAACGAGCTGCGCGAGTCGGGGATCACGGTCAACGCCGTCGATCCCGGCCTGTGCGCCACCGACATGACCGGTGGCACCGGGAACCGCACGGCGGCCGAAGGCGCGGCGGCGGTCGTACGGATGGCGACGCTCGGCGCCGACGGCTCGACCGGAACGTTCATCTCGGAGGAGAGGCCCTTGCCCTGGTAG
- a CDS encoding glutamate--cysteine ligase: protein MGQRVDKEHFTEAEFALFGERLTEQLRQLREVLSRPGFGTGPATIGAELEMFLVTSDGRPLPRNQEVRAAAGDDRLTLELGRFNLEANLTPLPIAGRPFTALVRELQEITAVVDAAAATWGGQAVAIGILPSLSEFDFTHEALSRESRYRALARGMRRLRAEPFRVRIEGVELLELEVEGVILESANTSWQVHLRTPPADFARIYNAAQLAIGPVLAVSGNSPGFLGRHLWEETRIALFEESADDRDVARLDRRDRRVAFGSGWVHDVAEVFETCVRDYEPVLPMISDDVVTPAGDIPRLAELRLHQGTVWQWNRPVYDPDHGGHLRVEMRALPAGPSAVDMAANTAFLLGLTAALAVQPVEEFPFAGAYRNFYRAAVHGLDAPLSWPGLREEVPAEQLALDLLPVAEAGLGRVGVDADEARWALDVIRERVRRRRTGAIWQREALAGMGGDAAARARMVMRYRELALSGEPVHTWPL from the coding sequence ATGGGGCAGAGAGTCGACAAGGAGCACTTCACCGAGGCGGAGTTCGCCCTCTTCGGGGAGCGGCTGACCGAGCAGCTCCGGCAGCTCCGCGAGGTGCTCTCGCGGCCCGGTTTCGGCACCGGCCCCGCGACCATCGGGGCCGAGCTGGAGATGTTCCTCGTGACGTCCGACGGCCGGCCGCTCCCGCGTAACCAGGAGGTCCGCGCGGCGGCCGGCGACGACCGGCTGACCCTGGAGCTGGGCAGGTTCAACCTGGAGGCCAACCTGACGCCGTTGCCGATCGCCGGACGGCCCTTCACCGCCCTGGTGCGCGAGCTACAGGAGATCACCGCGGTGGTGGACGCGGCGGCGGCGACCTGGGGCGGGCAGGCCGTGGCGATCGGGATCCTCCCCTCGCTGAGCGAGTTCGACTTCACCCACGAGGCGCTCAGCAGGGAGAGCCGCTACCGGGCACTGGCCCGGGGCATGCGGCGGCTGCGGGCCGAGCCGTTCCGGGTGCGCATCGAAGGCGTCGAACTGCTGGAGCTGGAGGTCGAGGGGGTGATCCTGGAGAGCGCCAACACCTCCTGGCAGGTGCACCTGCGCACGCCCCCCGCGGACTTCGCCCGCATCTACAACGCCGCCCAGCTGGCCATCGGCCCGGTCCTCGCGGTCAGCGGAAACTCACCCGGCTTCCTGGGCAGGCACCTTTGGGAGGAGACGCGGATCGCGTTGTTCGAGGAGTCGGCCGACGACCGCGACGTGGCCCGGCTGGATCGCAGGGACCGCCGGGTGGCCTTCGGGTCCGGCTGGGTGCACGACGTCGCGGAGGTGTTCGAGACGTGCGTCCGCGACTACGAGCCGGTGCTGCCCATGATCTCCGACGACGTGGTCACGCCTGCCGGGGACATCCCGCGACTGGCCGAGCTCCGGCTGCACCAGGGCACCGTGTGGCAGTGGAACCGGCCGGTCTACGACCCGGACCACGGGGGTCACCTGCGGGTGGAGATGCGCGCGCTGCCTGCGGGGCCCAGCGCCGTGGACATGGCGGCCAACACCGCGTTCCTGCTGGGGCTGACCGCGGCGCTGGCCGTCCAGCCGGTGGAGGAGTTCCCCTTCGCCGGGGCGTACCGCAACTTCTACCGCGCGGCCGTGCACGGCCTGGACGCCCCGCTGAGCTGGCCGGGCCTGCGGGAGGAGGTCCCGGCCGAGCAGCTCGCGCTGGACCTGCTGCCGGTCGCCGAGGCCGGGCTCGGGCGGGTGGGGGTGGACGCGGACGAGGCCCGGTGGGCGTTGGACGTCATCCGGGAACGGGTCAGGCGCCGCCGCACCGGCGCGATCTGGCAACGGGAGGCCCTGGCCGGGATGGGCGGTGACGCGGCGGCGCGGGCACGCATGGTGATGCGGTACCGGGAGCTCGCGCTGAGCGGCGAGCCGGTGCACACCTGGCCGCTCTGA